One Streptomyces sp. B21-105 genomic region harbors:
- a CDS encoding hemerythrin domain-containing protein: MPTDRVTAWGGELQRVHGKLRNALALARAGLDGGDPADAATDLLLFCHGFCAALSGHHRAEDGSLFPELVRARPDLAPVVAKLTQDHNMIEHLIGGLQKAVADSTDPEVAHRHLDGIEAVMETHFKYEEKQLGAVLDGMDADFDRTKIFGPIS; encoded by the coding sequence TTGCCGACTGACCGCGTCACCGCCTGGGGCGGGGAACTGCAGCGGGTGCACGGCAAGCTGCGCAATGCGTTGGCGCTGGCGCGGGCGGGACTGGACGGCGGCGACCCCGCTGACGCCGCCACCGACCTGCTGTTGTTCTGCCACGGGTTCTGCGCTGCCCTGTCCGGCCACCATCGCGCCGAGGACGGTTCGCTGTTCCCGGAACTGGTACGGGCGCGACCCGACCTGGCGCCGGTGGTCGCGAAGCTGACTCAGGACCACAACATGATCGAGCACCTCATCGGTGGATTGCAGAAGGCGGTGGCCGACTCGACCGACCCGGAGGTGGCGCACCGCCACCTGGACGGGATCGAGGCGGTCATGGAGACGCACTTCAAGTACGAGGAGAAGCAACTGGGAGCGGTGCTGGACGGCATGGACGCCGACTTCGACCGCACCAAGATCTTCGGCCCGATTAGCTGA